A stretch of Acidimicrobiales bacterium DNA encodes these proteins:
- a CDS encoding 4-(cytidine 5'-diphospho)-2-C-methyl-D-erythritol kinase produces the protein MPTVLAPAKLTVSLRVTGVRNDGYHLIDAEMVSLELHDALEIDEGGSGLEIVGPAGHQHLGPDDDNLVTRALALCGRRAHVRLHKAIPAGAGLGGGSSDAAAVLRWAGFDDAVAAATIGADVAFCLRGGRARVRGVGEIVEPLPFVARTYTLLTPPIMCSTPAVYAAWDRLGGPQGEHGNDLEPAALDVAPDLVRWRDELADVSGQRPRLAGSGSTWFVEGAYPGDGRVVVATVPAETMPAETMPAE, from the coding sequence GTGCCCACCGTCCTCGCCCCGGCCAAGCTCACCGTCTCCCTGCGGGTGACCGGCGTGCGAAACGACGGGTATCACCTGATCGACGCCGAGATGGTCAGCCTCGAGCTCCACGACGCATTGGAGATCGACGAGGGCGGCTCGGGTCTGGAGATCGTCGGCCCGGCGGGTCACCAGCATCTCGGCCCCGACGACGACAATCTGGTGACCCGGGCACTCGCCCTGTGCGGTCGCCGGGCTCATGTCCGGCTCCACAAGGCGATTCCCGCCGGCGCCGGTCTCGGTGGTGGGTCCTCGGATGCCGCGGCCGTGTTGCGCTGGGCCGGATTCGACGACGCCGTGGCCGCCGCGACCATCGGGGCCGACGTCGCCTTCTGCCTGCGGGGCGGACGGGCCCGGGTGCGCGGCGTCGGCGAGATCGTCGAGCCGCTGCCGTTCGTCGCCCGCACCTACACACTGCTCACGCCGCCGATCATGTGCTCCACCCCGGCGGTCTACGCCGCGTGGGACCGGCTCGGTGGTCCGCAGGGCGAGCACGGCAACGATCTCGAACCGGCGGCGCTCGATGTCGCCCCTGACCTGGTGCGGTGGCGCGACGAACTGGCCGACGTGTCGGGGCAACGACCACGACTCGCGGGCAGCGGGAGTACATGGTTCGTCGAAGGTGCTTATCCGGGGGACGGGCGGGTGGTCGTAGCAACGGTGCCCGCCGAGACCATGCCCGCCGAGACCATGCCCGCCGAGTAG
- a CDS encoding ribose-phosphate diphosphokinase, whose product MQLLNHKKLHVVAGRATQELATDICHELGVPLGSPNIAEFANGEIHVKYGESIRGSDVFIIQTHTAWDDGSINDAIMEHVIMVDAAKRASAKRITVVAPFYGYSRQDRKASGREPITARLLADLFTAAGADRLMSVDLHSGQIQGFFDGPVDHLVAMPVLVDYLADMGDDELVIVSPDAGRMKVAERYTNLLNADLAYVHKRRSTEELNAVEAKEIIGHVEGRTCVLIDDMIDTGGTICAAADLLAENGAGKVIVATTHGVFSGPAIDRLKNAAIERVLVTDTIPQGPERRFDKMEVLSVAPIIARAISAVFEDTSVSEIFGGNHLA is encoded by the coding sequence ATGCAACTGCTGAACCACAAGAAGCTCCATGTCGTGGCCGGACGGGCCACCCAGGAGCTGGCCACCGACATCTGTCACGAGCTCGGCGTGCCGCTCGGGTCGCCCAACATCGCGGAGTTCGCCAACGGCGAGATCCACGTGAAGTACGGCGAGTCGATCCGCGGCTCCGACGTCTTCATCATCCAGACCCACACCGCGTGGGACGACGGCTCCATCAACGATGCGATCATGGAGCACGTGATCATGGTCGACGCGGCCAAGCGGGCCTCGGCCAAACGCATCACCGTGGTCGCGCCGTTCTACGGCTACAGCCGTCAGGACCGCAAGGCCTCGGGTCGTGAGCCCATCACCGCCCGCCTGCTCGCCGACCTCTTCACCGCGGCCGGCGCCGATCGCCTGATGTCGGTCGATCTCCACTCCGGTCAGATCCAGGGCTTCTTCGACGGGCCGGTCGATCATCTGGTGGCCATGCCCGTCCTCGTCGACTATCTGGCCGACATGGGCGACGACGAGCTCGTGATCGTCTCCCCGGATGCCGGGCGCATGAAGGTCGCCGAGCGCTACACCAACCTGCTCAACGCCGACCTGGCCTATGTGCACAAGCGCCGGTCCACCGAGGAGCTCAACGCGGTCGAGGCCAAGGAGATCATCGGCCACGTGGAAGGCCGCACCTGTGTGCTGATCGACGACATGATCGACACCGGCGGCACGATCTGCGCCGCCGCCGACCTGCTGGCCGAGAACGGTGCGGGCAAGGTCATCGTGGCGACCACCCACGGCGTCTTCTCCGGCCCGGCGATCGACCGGCTGAAGAACGCGGCGATCGAGCGGGTGCTGGTCACCGACACCATCCCGCAGGGGCCGGAGCGCCGGTTCGACAAGATGGAGGTCCTGAGCGTGGCGCCGATCATCGCCCGGGCGATCTCGGCCGTCTTCGAGGACACCTCCGTCAGCGAGATCTTCGGCGGCAACCACCTCGCCTGA
- a CDS encoding sigma-70 family RNA polymerase sigma factor — MDSDDDRDRRDEQLLVERARSDADAFAELYRRHVDAIHRFIYRRCGDRELAEDLTAATFERALERLDRFRWHPSGIAPWLFRIAGNLLTDHHRRQGRRRGDRARRAADRLHDHVAVDDVDRIDDADQLAELRAALDRLNPRYERALTLRHLSGLSHEEAARAMGVAPSLMAVLVHRATAALRRELGGGGER; from the coding sequence GTGGATTCCGATGACGATCGCGACCGGCGCGACGAGCAGCTCCTCGTGGAGCGGGCCCGTTCCGATGCCGATGCCTTCGCCGAGCTCTACCGTCGTCACGTCGATGCGATCCACCGCTTCATCTACCGCCGCTGTGGCGATCGCGAACTCGCCGAGGACCTCACGGCGGCCACGTTCGAGCGGGCCCTCGAGCGTCTCGACCGGTTTCGCTGGCATCCGAGCGGGATCGCACCCTGGCTCTTCCGCATCGCCGGGAACCTGCTCACCGACCACCACCGCCGTCAGGGTCGACGACGGGGCGACCGGGCCCGACGGGCGGCGGATCGACTCCACGACCATGTCGCGGTCGACGACGTCGACCGCATCGACGATGCCGACCAGCTGGCCGAACTCCGAGCGGCCCTGGACCGTCTCAACCCGCGCTACGAACGGGCGCTCACGCTCCGCCATCTGTCCGGTCTCTCCCACGAGGAGGCGGCGCGGGCCATGGGGGTCGCGCCGTCGCTCATGGCCGTCCTGGTGCATCGGGCAACCGCCGCGCTGCGCCGGGAACTCGGGGGAGGCGGCGAGCGATGA
- a CDS encoding NTP transferase domain-containing protein — protein MRSATPRALHPICGRALVRHVMDAVDALRPRRQSVVIGPSDDDVDKEIDGAVEVVRVGSNVRYDPCAAALTALGGWADDDLDLDVDPDDDDVLVVAASLPLLTGDTLRTLHRRHRRSDAAATALVSDGVDRDRSAVWIVRRSLLAPALRRTERPAISALGVVLEETGHDVATMSVGDDELIDVRDRADLAAAEAVMRRRVNQAWMGKGVTMRDPEHTYIDASVVIEPDVSLAAGVTLAGATSIGAGTEVGSGCHLVDTTVGDRCVLEHTSAKLASIGDHARVGPYAVLDPGSEIAAATVTGPFYTAGPDAR, from the coding sequence ATGCGGTCGGCCACGCCGCGGGCGCTTCATCCGATCTGTGGTCGGGCGCTCGTGCGTCACGTGATGGATGCGGTCGACGCGCTCCGCCCGCGCCGTCAGTCCGTGGTGATCGGCCCGAGCGACGACGACGTCGACAAGGAGATCGACGGCGCGGTCGAGGTGGTCCGGGTCGGGAGCAACGTGCGCTACGACCCGTGTGCGGCCGCACTCACCGCGCTCGGCGGGTGGGCGGACGACGATCTCGATCTCGACGTCGACCCCGACGATGACGACGTCCTCGTCGTTGCTGCGTCGTTGCCCTTGCTGACGGGCGACACGCTGCGCACGCTGCACCGCCGTCATCGCCGCTCGGATGCGGCCGCAACGGCGCTGGTGAGCGACGGTGTCGATCGTGACCGTTCCGCCGTCTGGATCGTGCGCCGCTCGCTGCTCGCTCCCGCGCTGCGCCGCACCGAACGACCGGCGATCTCGGCCCTCGGCGTGGTGTTGGAAGAGACCGGCCACGACGTCGCGACGATGAGCGTGGGCGACGACGAACTGATCGACGTCCGCGATCGGGCCGACCTCGCCGCCGCAGAGGCCGTCATGCGCCGTCGGGTCAACCAGGCGTGGATGGGCAAGGGCGTCACGATGCGCGACCCCGAGCACACCTACATCGACGCCTCCGTCGTGATCGAGCCCGACGTGAGCCTCGCCGCAGGAGTCACCCTGGCCGGCGCGACCAGCATCGGCGCGGGCACCGAGGTCGGCTCCGGGTGTCATCTCGTGGACACGACCGTCGGCGATCGGTGTGTGCTCGAGCACACGTCGGCGAAGCTCGCATCCATCGGCGATCACGCCCGCGTCGGGCCCTACGCGGTGCTCGATCCGGGATCGGAGATCGCGGCCGCGACTGTCACAGGGCCGTTCTACACTGCGGGTCCGGACGCTCGCTGA
- a CDS encoding AURKAIP1/COX24 domain-containing protein — MGSLVKKRRKRMRKKKHKKMLRRTRHQRRK; from the coding sequence GTGGGTTCACTCGTCAAGAAGCGCCGCAAGCGTATGCGGAAGAAGAAGCACAAGAAGATGCTCCGAAGGACGCGCCACCAGCGTCGTAAGTAG